AGGCCGACCTGTCGCTGGCGCGCGCCGAGGAACAGCGCTACCGCGATCTCCGTGCGCGTGCGTTCGTCGGCCAGTCCCAATTGGACCAACGCATCAACCTGACGCGCCTCGCCGAGGCCCGTCTCGACCAGGCCCAGAGCCAGTTCGATCTGGCCGCCAACCAATCGCGCTACACGCAGCTTACCGCCGACGCCGCGGGGGTCGTCACCCAGATCATGGCCGAGCCCGGCAACGTGGTCAGCGCCGGCCAGCCGGTGCTGCGTTTCGCCGCCGACGGTGAACGCGAGGTGCACGTGAACGTGCCCGAAGGCCGCATCGACGTACTGCGCGAGGCCGACAACATCGCCGTCGAAGTGCTGAGCAATCCGGGGCGCCATTACCGTGGCCGCGTGCGCGACATCGATCCCCAGGCCGACACCGCGACCCGCACCCATCTCGCGCGCGTCACCCTCATCGATGCCGATGAGCATGTGCAACTCGGCGCCACCGCCACCGTGCTGCTGAGCGCCGCGGCCGAGGCCCACAGCTTCCGCCTGCCCGCCACCGCGCTCGGCAGCATCGAGGCCAATCGTCCGGCCGTATGGCGCATACGCGATGCGGGTAAGGGCACGACCGTCGAAGCGGTACCGGTGGAAGTGCTGCGCTATCTCGACGGTGAAGTGCTGATCAGCGGCCCGCTGTCAGAGCAGGATCGCCTGGTCAGCGCCGGCGTGCACCGACTCGCCGCCGGCATGGCGGTGCAAGCCATCCCGCGCTCGGACAAGGCCGCGCTCTGACCTCTTCCGATGTCGGCTTTCAACCTGAGCGCATGGGCGCTGCGCAATCGCCCCCTGGTCACCTATTTCATGGTGCTGCTGGGCGCCATCGGCGTATGGTCGTATTTTCATCTCGGCCAATCGGAAGACCCGCCCTTCACGTTCCGCATCATGGTCGTACGCACCGCCTGGCCGGGCGCCAGCGCCGACGAAGTCGACCGACTCGTCACCGACAAGATCGAAGCCAAGCTGCAAGAGCTGTACGCGCTGGATTACCTGCGCTCCTATTCGCGACCCGGTGAATCGCAGATCTTCGTCATCTTTCGCGAGGATCTGCCGCCGGCCACCATGCCGGAAAACTATTACCAGGTACGCAAGAAGATCGGCGACATCCGCCACACCTTGCCCGCCGGCATCATCGGCCCGTCGTTCAACGACGAGTTCGCCGACACCTTCGGCAATATCTACGCGCTGATGGGCCGCGACTTCAGCTATGCGGAACTGAAGGACTACGCCGAACGCATCCGCGAACGCCTGCTGCGCATCCAGGACGTCGCCAAGGTGCAGTTCCTCGGCCTGCAGGAAGAACGCATCTTCATCGACGTCAGCAACAGCCGGCGCGCCAAGCTCGGCATTCCGCCGCGCCTGATCGCAGAGACCCTGGCCGCCCAGAACGAAGTGGTGAGCGGCGGCTCGCTCGACACCGCCACCGACAAGATTTTCGTGCGCGTCAGCGGCGCACTCAAAACCGTCGACGACGTGCGCAACCTGCCCATTCAATACGCCGGACGCACGTTCCGCATCGGCGACGTGGCCGAGGTCTATCGCGGCTACGAAGATCCGCCGGCGCCGCGCCTGCGCTTCAACGGCGAACCCGCCATCGGCATCGCGGTGTCGATGGAACAGGGCGGCGACATCATCCGTCTCGGCAAGCAACTGGATGCCGAGTTCGAAAAGCTCAATCACGACGTGCCATTGGGCATGAGTCTCGCGCGTCTTGCCGACCAGCCGCGCGCGGTCAGCGATTCGATCTCGGAATTCGTGCGGGCCCTGGCCGAGGCCGTGGTCATCGTGCTGGTGGTGTGCTTCGTATCGCTGGGGGTGAGGACCGGGCTGGTGGTGGCCTTGTCCATTCCGCTGGTCCTGGCCATGACTTTTGCCGCGATGTATTACTTCGACATCGGCCTGCACAAGACTTCGCTCGGCGCGCTGGTGATTGCGCTCGGCCTGCTGGTCGACGACGCCATCATCGCGGTTGAAATGATGGCGGTAAAACTCGAGGAAGGCTTTGACCGCGTGCAGGCCGCGAGCTTTGCCTACGCCACCACCGCTTTTCCGATGTTGTCCGGCACGCTGATCACCGCCGCCGGCTTCCTGCCGATTGCCACCGCCAAGAGCAGCACCGGCGAATACACGGTGGCGATATTCCAGGTGACCGTCATCGCGCTGCTGCTGTCGTGGGCCGCCGCGGTGCTGTTCGTGCCGTTGCTCGGCTACCTGCTGCTGCCGGAGAAAGGCCTGTCGGAAAACGGCGCGGTGCACGATGAGCACGCCGTCTACCACACGCGTTTCTACAACCGCGTGCGCGCCGTCGTACAGTTCTGCGTGCGTCACCGTTGGCTGACCATCACCGCCACCGTCGCCATTTTCGCGGCCAGCGTGGTGGTCTTCGGCAAGGTGCCGCAGCAGTTCTTTCCCGATTCGACACGGCTCGAACTGCTGGTGGATCTCAAGCTGCCGGAAGGCGCCTCGATCGCGCAGACCGACGCCGCGGCCCGGCGACTTGAAGAGGTATTGGGCAAGCTCGACGGCGTGGACAGCTACGCGGCCTACGTCGGCAGCGGCGCGCCGCGATTCATCCTGCCGCTGGACCAGCAATTGCCCGCGCAGAGCTTCAGCCAGTTCGTGTTGAACACCCATGACTTCGCCGCGCGCGAACGGGTCAGGAGCCACCTGCTCGAGATCTTCCCGACCCTGTTCCCGGATCTGCGCTGGCGAGTGAACCGTATCGAGAATGGCCCGCCGGTCGGCTACGTGCTGC
The nucleotide sequence above comes from Pseudomonadota bacterium. Encoded proteins:
- a CDS encoding efflux RND transporter periplasmic adaptor subunit, with product MRACLGPWPALAFCLALGACSAPPPPVSGPRPVVVEAPRPLRGPADGDALPGAIHARTEADLSFRVAGKVAARKVDMGAHVERGTLLAVLDPVDARLNLAAARSTVAAAEADLSLARAEEQRYRDLRARAFVGQSQLDQRINLTRLAEARLDQAQSQFDLAANQSRYTQLTADAAGVVTQIMAEPGNVVSAGQPVLRFAADGEREVHVNVPEGRIDVLREADNIAVEVLSNPGRHYRGRVRDIDPQADTATRTHLARVTLIDADEHVQLGATATVLLSAAAEAHSFRLPATALGSIEANRPAVWRIRDAGKGTTVEAVPVEVLRYLDGEVLISGPLSEQDRLVSAGVHRLAAGMAVQAIPRSDKAAL
- a CDS encoding efflux RND transporter permease subunit → MSAFNLSAWALRNRPLVTYFMVLLGAIGVWSYFHLGQSEDPPFTFRIMVVRTAWPGASADEVDRLVTDKIEAKLQELYALDYLRSYSRPGESQIFVIFREDLPPATMPENYYQVRKKIGDIRHTLPAGIIGPSFNDEFADTFGNIYALMGRDFSYAELKDYAERIRERLLRIQDVAKVQFLGLQEERIFIDVSNSRRAKLGIPPRLIAETLAAQNEVVSGGSLDTATDKIFVRVSGALKTVDDVRNLPIQYAGRTFRIGDVAEVYRGYEDPPAPRLRFNGEPAIGIAVSMEQGGDIIRLGKQLDAEFEKLNHDVPLGMSLARLADQPRAVSDSISEFVRALAEAVVIVLVVCFVSLGVRTGLVVALSIPLVLAMTFAAMYYFDIGLHKTSLGALVIALGLLVDDAIIAVEMMAVKLEEGFDRVQAASFAYATTAFPMLSGTLITAAGFLPIATAKSSTGEYTVAIFQVTVIALLLSWAAAVLFVPLLGYLLLPEKGLSENGAVHDEHAVYHTRFYNRVRAVVQFCVRHRWLTITATVAIFAASVVVFGKVPQQFFPDSTRLELLVDLKLPEGASIAQTDAAARRLEEVLGKLDGVDSYAAYVGSGAPRFILPLDQQLPAQSFSQFVLNTHDFAARERVRSHLLEIFPTLFPDLRWRVNRIENGPPVGYVLQYRVAGPDRAVARVHADKVASLLRANPYAAGVHLDTAEQSKTIHVQIDQDRARALGVSSADVARILDASINGLSPSSFREDNDLIDIELRGPPRERQRLELIGSLAVPTQGGDSIPLSQVADIDYGFEDGILWRRDRIPTITVRADIYSAIQPPEVVAMLAPDIKAIGDALPRGYRLELGGTVDEAGKGQGSVMAGMPLFLLTVLTVLMLQLRSFSQTTMVVMTAPLGIIGVALFLMLFRQPFGFVAMLGTIALFGMIMRNSVILIDQIRQDLEHGRPPFEAVVEATVRRFRPIVLTALAAVLAMIPLSRSVFFGPMAVAIMGGLIAATVMTLLFLPALYAAWFRVPRGVGRLGFHGIYPPREVLLILGPIRISKFTSQPKLPFTWTPCLARSCESREKP